One Fastidiosipila sp. DNA segment encodes these proteins:
- a CDS encoding ABC transporter permease: MNPLINLLNAAVLAGTPLLLATCGEILTEKSGSLNLGVEGMMYMGAIAGLAGAWYVEQWFGQGGLLAAVFAFIFAFLCGALGGLIYAVLTVSLRANQNVTGLTLTIFGTGFGKFFGEVLGHKAGGYVTVNDQTKAMYGRINFGKLAEIPVIGTLFFKYNWLVYLALAIAILMGWFLRRTRKGLSLRAVGESPATADSAGINVTRYRYLAALVGGGLCGLGGMYMSMVDQKGIWVHDCISGYGWLAIALVIFATWNPLRAIYCAIIFGGLSVMYMYVPIKGLPVPIYRMFPYIATIIVLIITSMMQIKEHAQPAGTGLNYFREER; this comes from the coding sequence ATGAATCCCCTTATCAATCTCCTCAATGCGGCTGTTCTGGCCGGTACACCGCTCCTGCTTGCCACCTGCGGGGAAATCCTGACGGAAAAGTCAGGCAGCCTTAACCTGGGTGTTGAGGGCATGATGTACATGGGGGCCATCGCGGGTCTGGCCGGTGCCTGGTATGTCGAGCAGTGGTTCGGCCAGGGCGGCTTGCTGGCGGCGGTCTTCGCCTTCATTTTCGCTTTTCTATGCGGAGCGCTTGGCGGCTTGATCTATGCCGTGCTGACCGTCTCCCTCCGGGCCAATCAGAATGTCACCGGCCTGACCCTGACCATCTTCGGAACAGGATTTGGCAAGTTTTTCGGGGAAGTGCTGGGCCACAAAGCCGGCGGCTACGTGACGGTCAACGACCAGACCAAGGCCATGTACGGGCGGATTAATTTTGGCAAACTGGCGGAAATCCCTGTTATCGGAACACTTTTCTTCAAATACAACTGGCTGGTCTACCTGGCCCTGGCCATTGCCATCCTGATGGGCTGGTTTTTAAGAAGGACCAGAAAAGGCCTGTCGCTGAGGGCAGTCGGAGAAAGCCCGGCGACGGCAGACAGCGCCGGCATCAACGTCACGCGCTACCGTTACCTGGCAGCGCTGGTTGGAGGCGGCCTGTGTGGCCTGGGCGGCATGTACATGTCCATGGTGGACCAAAAGGGCATCTGGGTTCATGACTGCATCAGCGGCTACGGCTGGCTTGCCATCGCGCTTGTAATTTTCGCGACCTGGAATCCCCTCCGGGCCATCTACTGCGCCATCATATTCGGCGGCCTCAGCGTCATGTACATGTACGTTCCCATCAAGGGCCTGCCTGTACCGATTTACCGCATGTTTCCCTACATCGCCACCATTATTGTCCTCATCATCACCAGCATGATGCAGATCAAGGAACACGCGCAGCCCGCTGGCACCGGCTTGAACTATTTCCGGGAGGAGCGTTGA
- the lpdA gene encoding dihydrolipoyl dehydrogenase, which yields MYDLIIIGAGPGGYVAAERAGRAGLSVALFEKENLGGVCLNEGCIPSKALLNSAKLYRHAVDSAAFGIKAEAVSYDQLTVIKRKKKVVRRLVAGIRNQMNEAGVEVINQMAMILPREGDPFRVQADKELYEGRNLMIATGSEPVILPLPGIREGLGKTVITNREILDLEEIPQRLVVIGGGVIGLEMACYYQAVGSQVVVVEMLDHIAGTIDSEIGRRLQQVYENLGMVFHLSACVTRVDGGTVFFEKDGAEHQESGDIILLSCGRRPVTSGFGLEQLPVAVNRGAIVVNEQMETSCPGVYAIGDVVGGFMLAHAASREGEVAVNHMLGIDDRMSNCAIPSVIYTDPEVAGVGKTKEELEAQGCAYLEVEIPMGWSGRYQAETERGTGLCRLLFDQESKVLLGCHLLTPYASEMILAFGIMIEQKMSLDAMKRTVFPHPTVCEIVREALFQLK from the coding sequence ATGTACGATCTTATTATTATCGGGGCAGGCCCCGGTGGTTATGTCGCCGCTGAACGTGCTGGACGGGCAGGCCTTTCCGTTGCCCTCTTTGAAAAGGAAAACCTGGGAGGTGTCTGCCTGAACGAAGGCTGCATTCCTTCCAAGGCTCTGCTGAACTCAGCCAAACTCTACAGGCATGCCGTGGACAGTGCGGCTTTCGGGATCAAGGCCGAGGCAGTTTCCTACGATCAGCTGACCGTGATCAAGCGAAAAAAGAAGGTGGTCCGAAGACTGGTGGCCGGCATTAGGAATCAGATGAATGAAGCTGGCGTCGAAGTCATCAATCAAATGGCCATGATTCTCCCCCGGGAAGGAGATCCCTTTCGGGTTCAAGCGGACAAAGAGCTTTACGAAGGCAGGAATCTCATGATCGCAACGGGTTCCGAACCCGTTATTCTCCCCCTCCCAGGTATTCGTGAAGGACTGGGCAAGACGGTGATCACCAACCGTGAGATCCTTGACCTGGAAGAAATCCCTCAAAGGCTGGTTGTCATCGGGGGCGGTGTCATCGGTCTGGAGATGGCCTGTTATTACCAGGCTGTAGGCTCACAGGTCGTGGTCGTGGAAATGCTGGATCATATCGCAGGCACCATCGATTCTGAAATTGGCCGCCGTCTGCAGCAAGTTTACGAGAATCTTGGCATGGTTTTCCACCTTTCGGCCTGTGTCACCCGCGTCGATGGCGGAACGGTATTCTTTGAGAAAGATGGCGCGGAGCATCAAGAGTCCGGAGACATCATCCTCTTATCCTGTGGAAGGCGGCCTGTCACCTCCGGTTTTGGTCTGGAACAGCTGCCCGTAGCTGTAAACCGGGGAGCCATAGTGGTCAATGAGCAGATGGAGACAAGCTGCCCCGGGGTCTACGCCATCGGAGATGTGGTCGGCGGATTCATGCTGGCGCATGCGGCCAGCCGGGAAGGCGAAGTGGCTGTCAATCACATGCTGGGAATCGACGACCGCATGTCCAACTGCGCCATACCTTCAGTCATCTATACCGACCCGGAAGTGGCCGGTGTCGGGAAAACAAAAGAAGAACTGGAAGCCCAGGGCTGCGCTTACCTGGAAGTCGAGATTCCCATGGGCTGGTCCGGTCGCTATCAGGCGGAAACGGAGCGCGGTACCGGTCTTTGCAGACTGCTCTTCGACCAGGAAAGCAAGGTGCTTCTGGGCTGCCATCTGCTGACCCCCTACGCCTCTG